The following proteins are co-located in the Echinicola sp. 20G genome:
- a CDS encoding RagB/SusD family nutrient uptake outer membrane protein, giving the protein MKNIKNLFGSMALMGIMASGCAELDQFPEATTSGGAVFNSENGLELYANSFYNALPTARDIHSGDAMADYSARTQVPDFLRPGNFTPTQSSGWSWSELRNINYFLENNVSEELTPETRNHYNALAKFFRAYFYFEKVKRFGDVPWINKTMDVNDPDLFNGRDSRTLVMDSVLRDLDYAIENIQAIDDDSRSLITKNVVLGFKSRICLFEGTFRKYHTDYGLTSSADQWLTEAAEAAEEVIESGDFSLYQGAGEESSYRSLFISEKPVSQEIILSVVIDPALSVFHDANWWWTSSTYGSRVSLTRDFVNTYLNIDGSPFTDVAGHETMTFVEETQNRDKRLQQTIRMGDYTRTNAGSVVPAPPIFSYTYTGYQPIKWTLDDMYYDGGSRNINSVSVMRYAEILLNYAEAKAELGTLDAESWNQTVGALRARAGITENLGLPTVVDAYLQQVYFPEITDPILLEVRRERGIELVFEGFRFYDIVRWKKGELMEMKWNGFYVPALNTPIDLNEDGILDVAFYTSMPSNPVEGVTYINVSTNIDSGINPQQLSEENKGEIHWLDHQPREWEEKNYLYPIPENDLLMNPELGQNPGW; this is encoded by the coding sequence CAGAAGCCACCACTTCAGGCGGTGCTGTTTTTAACAGTGAAAATGGACTGGAGCTTTATGCCAACTCATTTTACAATGCTCTCCCCACAGCTCGAGACATCCACTCTGGAGATGCTATGGCTGACTATTCTGCCAGAACCCAGGTTCCTGACTTTCTTCGTCCGGGCAACTTTACTCCCACCCAAAGTAGTGGCTGGTCATGGAGTGAATTGAGAAATATCAATTACTTCCTGGAAAACAATGTGAGTGAAGAACTCACCCCTGAAACCAGAAATCATTATAATGCCCTTGCTAAATTTTTCCGAGCTTACTTTTACTTTGAAAAAGTAAAGCGATTTGGAGATGTTCCGTGGATCAACAAAACCATGGACGTGAATGATCCAGACCTTTTCAATGGACGTGATTCCAGAACCTTGGTGATGGATTCTGTATTGAGGGATCTTGATTACGCCATCGAAAATATCCAGGCCATAGATGATGACAGCAGAAGCTTGATCACCAAAAACGTCGTTCTTGGATTCAAATCCCGCATTTGTCTGTTTGAAGGTACTTTTAGAAAGTACCACACAGATTATGGACTTACTTCTTCAGCCGACCAATGGTTGACTGAAGCTGCTGAAGCTGCTGAAGAGGTTATCGAAAGCGGAGACTTCTCCTTGTATCAGGGTGCGGGCGAAGAATCTTCCTACCGTTCTTTATTTATCAGTGAAAAACCGGTTTCACAGGAAATAATTCTTTCTGTTGTCATTGATCCGGCCTTAAGTGTATTTCATGATGCCAATTGGTGGTGGACAAGTTCTACCTATGGTTCACGGGTAAGTTTGACCAGGGATTTTGTCAACACCTACTTGAACATTGATGGAAGTCCTTTCACTGATGTAGCGGGGCATGAAACCATGACCTTTGTGGAAGAAACTCAAAACAGGGATAAAAGGCTACAACAAACGATCAGAATGGGTGATTATACCCGAACCAACGCAGGTTCTGTTGTTCCTGCGCCTCCAATTTTCTCCTATACTTACACAGGTTACCAACCCATCAAATGGACCTTGGACGACATGTATTATGACGGCGGGAGCCGTAATATTAACAGTGTAAGTGTCATGAGATATGCCGAAATCTTACTGAACTATGCTGAAGCAAAAGCGGAATTGGGAACATTGGATGCTGAAAGTTGGAACCAGACCGTTGGAGCCTTGAGGGCCAGAGCAGGCATCACGGAAAACCTTGGCCTTCCTACCGTCGTGGACGCATATCTACAGCAGGTCTATTTCCCAGAGATTACCGACCCCATTTTATTGGAAGTGAGACGTGAAAGAGGTATAGAATTGGTTTTTGAAGGATTTAGGTTCTATGATATCGTGAGGTGGAAAAAAGGGGAATTGATGGAAATGAAATGGAATGGCTTTTATGTTCCAGCACTCAACACTCCGATTGACCTTAATGAGGATGGCATCTTGGACGTGGCTTTTTATACATCCATGCCGTCTAACCCTGTGGAAGGAGTAACCTATATCAATGTTTCAACTAACATTGACTCTGGTATCAACCCACAACAATTATCCGAAGAAAACAAGGGAGAAATTCATTGGTTAGACCATCAACCTAGGGAATGGGAAGAAAAAAACTATCTTTACCCTATACCTGAAAATGATCTGCTGATGAATCCAGAATTGGGACAAAACCCCGGTTGGTAA
- a CDS encoding endonuclease/exonuclease/phosphatase family protein produces MKSLKTKLFVAFVLLGSLMASFTVQAQTNDLTVATFNLRYDNPGDAPNNWDNRKEVVVDLIKFHGFDIFGIQEGLHHQVTYLDEHLTNFGYVGVGRDNGKEKGEYAAIFYNKDKFKVLEGDTFWLSTDTSKPNKAWDAALPRICTWAKMEDKATGKQFYFFNTHFDHVGVEARQESGKLILSKIKEADKSGIPVMLTGDFNVDQDNPAYQLLKDSKELKDCYEASDLRYANNGTFNSFDLSKTTDRRIDHVFVSEFLHVKKYGVLTDTYHNRYPSDHFPVMAVIEWQ; encoded by the coding sequence ATGAAATCCTTAAAAACCAAGCTATTCGTAGCTTTTGTACTTCTAGGAAGCCTTATGGCTTCTTTTACTGTTCAAGCACAGACCAATGACCTGACAGTAGCCACCTTTAACCTTCGATATGATAACCCTGGTGATGCACCAAACAATTGGGACAACCGCAAAGAAGTAGTTGTTGACCTGATCAAATTCCATGGTTTTGATATTTTCGGAATCCAAGAAGGTCTCCATCATCAAGTAACTTACTTGGACGAGCACTTGACCAACTTTGGCTATGTAGGAGTGGGTAGAGATAATGGAAAAGAAAAAGGCGAATACGCTGCAATTTTCTACAACAAAGACAAATTCAAAGTACTGGAAGGCGATACATTTTGGCTTTCCACAGACACCAGCAAACCTAATAAAGCTTGGGATGCTGCCCTTCCTAGAATTTGCACTTGGGCTAAAATGGAAGATAAGGCGACTGGCAAACAGTTCTATTTCTTCAATACCCATTTTGACCATGTAGGAGTGGAAGCTCGCCAGGAAAGTGGTAAACTTATTCTTAGTAAGATCAAGGAGGCGGATAAGTCTGGAATTCCTGTTATGTTGACAGGAGATTTCAATGTGGACCAAGACAATCCGGCTTATCAGCTTTTAAAGGACTCCAAAGAACTTAAAGATTGCTATGAAGCAAGTGACCTACGCTATGCTAATAATGGTACCTTCAATAGTTTTGACCTTTCCAAAACAACTGATAGAAGGATTGACCATGTATTTGTGAGCGAATTCCTTCATGTCAAAAAATACGGGGTTTTAACGGACACCTATCATAACCGCTATCCATCAGACCATTTCCCTGTGATGGCTGTTATTGAATGGCAATAA
- a CDS encoding DUF5004 domain-containing protein, whose protein sequence is MKKIILISMVLFWAFSAQAQTEELLIGKWKLEKWTKKGEEQDIVSKFKTDEVYQVFEEDAKFKSLIGDKETKGSWKLSKDEKSLTISVMVIKAKFDIEYIDDKKRVISSKQGTLEYRKVED, encoded by the coding sequence ATGAAAAAGATTATTTTAATTTCCATGGTTCTTTTTTGGGCTTTCTCGGCTCAGGCGCAAACAGAGGAATTGTTGATCGGTAAGTGGAAGTTGGAAAAATGGACGAAAAAAGGAGAGGAGCAAGATATTGTTTCCAAATTCAAGACTGATGAGGTTTATCAAGTATTTGAAGAGGATGCTAAATTTAAAAGCCTTATTGGAGATAAGGAGACCAAAGGTAGTTGGAAGCTTTCCAAAGATGAAAAATCGCTAACAATTTCCGTGATGGTCATTAAGGCAAAATTTGATATTGAATACATTGATGACAAAAAAAGGGTCATCTCCTCGAAGCAAGGAACTTTAGAATATAGGAAAGTTGAGGATTAG
- a CDS encoding DinB family protein, producing the protein MKTQSAAAVQPLFISTDAMLAHWQGHRRLTRRVIEAFPEDKLFGYSIGGMRPFADMAMEMIDIAVPGVEGLATGNWEKVEEFDHSKSMPKTKEGLLELWDKVTQIIDETWPKITSDRFQKVEIAFGQYENTNYNTLLYFVDNEIHHRAQGYVYLRSLGIQPPFFWER; encoded by the coding sequence ATGAAAACGCAATCAGCAGCAGCCGTACAACCTTTATTTATTTCTACAGATGCCATGTTGGCTCATTGGCAAGGACATAGAAGACTAACCAGAAGGGTGATTGAAGCTTTTCCAGAGGATAAACTTTTCGGCTATAGTATTGGTGGAATGAGACCCTTTGCAGATATGGCCATGGAAATGATCGATATAGCAGTGCCTGGTGTAGAAGGATTGGCCACGGGGAACTGGGAGAAAGTAGAGGAGTTCGATCATTCCAAATCGATGCCCAAAACTAAGGAAGGACTTTTAGAACTATGGGATAAGGTAACCCAAATTATTGATGAAACATGGCCTAAAATAACTTCTGATAGGTTCCAAAAGGTAGAAATAGCGTTTGGTCAATATGAAAACACCAATTACAATACCTTACTCTATTTTGTTGATAATGAGATTCACCACAGGGCACAAGGCTATGTGTATTTGAGGTCTCTAGGAATTCAACCTCCATTTTTCTGGGAGAGGTAA
- the ygiD gene encoding 4,5-DOPA dioxygenase extradiol: MKNLSEFKRYADHLDDQDFVMPVLFIGHGSPMNGIEDNVFSQYWRKLGQEIPTPKAVLVISAHWLSRGTRITAMDFPKTIHDFGGFPQALFDVQYPAPGDPDLAEFTANQIQYTKIDLDHEWGLDHGTWTVVRHMYPAANIPVLQLSIDYYQSPKYHYELARELYQLRKKGVLIIGSGNMVHNLRMVAWSKLNEPEYGYDWAIEMNDTFKNLILEGDYNALIQYEKLGKSAQLAIPTPDHYIPLLYTMGLKSGKDQTSFFNDKVVGGSLTMTSVMFGG, from the coding sequence ATGAAAAATTTATCTGAATTTAAGCGTTATGCTGATCATCTAGATGATCAGGATTTTGTGATGCCGGTATTGTTTATTGGACATGGTTCACCGATGAACGGTATTGAAGACAATGTTTTTTCCCAGTATTGGAGGAAGTTGGGGCAGGAGATCCCAACTCCAAAAGCAGTCTTGGTTATTTCGGCTCATTGGCTCAGCAGGGGGACAAGAATAACGGCGATGGATTTTCCTAAAACCATTCATGATTTTGGTGGTTTTCCTCAGGCCCTTTTTGATGTTCAATATCCAGCTCCTGGAGATCCTGATTTGGCGGAGTTTACGGCAAATCAAATTCAATATACAAAAATAGATTTGGACCATGAGTGGGGCTTGGACCATGGCACTTGGACTGTTGTTCGACATATGTATCCAGCAGCCAATATTCCTGTTTTGCAGTTGAGTATAGACTATTACCAATCTCCAAAATATCATTATGAGTTGGCCCGAGAGCTATACCAATTAAGGAAAAAAGGGGTACTGATCATAGGAAGTGGCAATATGGTGCATAACTTGAGAATGGTAGCATGGAGCAAATTAAACGAACCAGAATACGGCTATGATTGGGCAATAGAGATGAATGATACATTTAAGAATTTGATTTTGGAAGGAGACTACAACGCTTTAATTCAATATGAGAAATTGGGAAAATCAGCTCAGCTTGCCATTCCAACACCAGACCATTATATTCCTTTGCTGTATACCATGGGCTTGAAAAGCGGAAAGGATCAAACTAGCTTCTTTAATGACAAAGTAGTGGGAGGATCTTTGACCATGACCTCGGTGATGTTCGGAGGGTAA
- a CDS encoding 2'-5' RNA ligase family protein — protein sequence MDLKKHYDQLFENSLIKVKTDQYEIDKQIQSPADSRRGITLLARPSLETKGQVQNFLDILKGLEPNQYYYPDSDLHMTVLSIISCYVGFELKKIHVPDYIELVQNSLKGVQPFRVEFKGATFSPAGVLVKGYPENNTLQQLRNQLRDNFKGADLEQSLDKRYAIQTAHSTIMRFSSPLQHKEQLIAMVEQYKDHDFGSFTVDSLELVYNDWYQRDSKVKLLTKFLI from the coding sequence ATGGATTTGAAAAAACATTACGACCAACTTTTTGAAAATTCCCTGATTAAAGTCAAAACCGACCAATATGAGATCGATAAGCAAATACAGTCCCCTGCTGACAGTCGCAGGGGCATAACTTTACTTGCCCGACCAAGTTTAGAAACCAAAGGTCAGGTCCAAAACTTTTTAGATATTTTGAAAGGCCTGGAACCGAATCAATACTACTATCCGGACTCTGATCTTCATATGACCGTTTTGTCCATTATTTCCTGTTATGTTGGATTTGAACTTAAAAAAATTCATGTTCCAGATTATATTGAATTGGTACAAAATAGTCTGAAAGGTGTTCAGCCGTTTAGGGTTGAATTTAAGGGAGCTACCTTTAGTCCAGCGGGAGTCTTGGTTAAAGGTTACCCTGAAAACAATACCTTACAGCAGCTTAGAAATCAGCTCCGTGATAATTTTAAAGGTGCTGACCTAGAACAAAGTCTGGACAAAAGGTACGCTATACAAACAGCCCATTCTACCATTATGCGCTTCTCTTCCCCGCTTCAGCATAAAGAGCAACTCATTGCCATGGTCGAGCAATACAAAGATCATGATTTCGGAAGTTTTACGGTAGATTCTCTGGAATTAGTGTACAATGATTGGTACCAAAGAGATAGCAAAGTCAAGTTGCTGACTAAATTTTTAATTTAG
- a CDS encoding endonuclease/exonuclease/phosphatase family protein, which translates to MPNLRELSLVTFNLYNLNLPGKPMYRDYDGWTTEQYTKKIIWTANILKAAQADIFGFQELWNLDALKEAFTLTGLDADYDLLSPPDHGGNKIVCAAAVRKGLLEGEPEWITDFPDKFTLESSGDDAQTPDISVNIHSFSRPVLSFKVKIREDRDPVSIFVSHFKSKAPTAVYREGWYRDDYDYYINHNENLGATLSTIRRTAEACAMRMIIVDKTKGNDLPVIVIGDMNDAQLSNTINIVTGQPRYLQGLSTGGGDADLYSVATLQEYRSLRDVYYTHIHQDIRESLDHILVSQEFYDNSKKRVWVFKEMQIFNDHLVDEDHKETGTSDHGVVKAIFKYKPA; encoded by the coding sequence ATGCCCAATCTAAGAGAACTCAGCCTGGTTACTTTCAACCTTTACAACCTCAACCTTCCTGGGAAGCCCATGTATCGTGATTATGATGGCTGGACCACAGAACAATACACCAAAAAAATCATTTGGACAGCCAATATTTTGAAAGCAGCCCAAGCAGATATTTTTGGATTTCAGGAACTATGGAATCTTGATGCCTTAAAAGAAGCATTTACCCTAACTGGTTTAGATGCAGACTATGACCTACTCAGTCCTCCAGACCATGGCGGAAATAAAATTGTCTGTGCTGCGGCTGTAAGAAAAGGTCTTTTGGAAGGTGAACCAGAATGGATCACCGACTTTCCAGATAAATTCACCCTAGAAAGCTCAGGTGATGATGCCCAAACACCTGACATAAGTGTCAATATCCACAGCTTTTCCAGACCAGTTCTTAGCTTTAAAGTAAAGATCAGGGAAGACCGTGACCCAGTATCCATTTTTGTTTCCCACTTTAAATCCAAAGCCCCAACTGCTGTTTATCGAGAGGGCTGGTACCGGGACGATTACGACTATTACATTAACCATAATGAAAACTTAGGAGCCACCCTTTCAACTATCAGAAGGACTGCAGAGGCCTGTGCCATGCGAATGATCATTGTGGACAAAACCAAAGGAAATGATTTACCTGTCATCGTCATTGGAGATATGAATGACGCCCAGCTCAGTAACACCATCAATATTGTAACCGGACAACCTCGCTATCTTCAGGGTCTATCCACTGGTGGCGGTGATGCTGACTTATACTCTGTCGCCACTTTGCAGGAGTACAGAAGCTTAAGGGATGTTTATTATACCCATATCCACCAAGACATCCGGGAATCTTTGGACCATATCTTGGTTTCACAAGAATTTTATGACAATTCTAAAAAAAGAGTTTGGGTCTTTAAAGAGATGCAAATCTTCAATGACCATTTGGTCGATGAAGACCACAAAGAAACAGGCACCTCAGATCACGGTGTGGTAAAGGCCATTTTTAAGTATAAACCTGCTTGA
- a CDS encoding gluconate 5-dehydrogenase, producing the protein MKELFDLTGKVALVTGATHGLGMAMAKALGKSGATLIVNGHTPVKMEAAIKAYKEDGIEAHGYLFDVTDEAAVDKNISEMEAKFGTIDILVNNAGMIQRTPAMEMEIADFAKVVNMDLVSPFLMAKRVSKGMKEKGGGKIINICSMMSELGRNTVSAYAAAKGGLKMLTRNLATEWAKYNIQVNGIGPGYFATEQTAPIRVDGHPFNDFIVNRTPAGRWGDPEDLQGTTIFLASKASDFVNGQIVYVDGGILATIGKPYGEE; encoded by the coding sequence ATGAAAGAATTATTTGACCTTACAGGGAAAGTAGCCTTGGTGACCGGTGCTACCCATGGTCTTGGAATGGCTATGGCGAAAGCACTTGGTAAAAGCGGCGCTACCTTGATAGTAAATGGACATACTCCAGTTAAGATGGAAGCGGCCATCAAGGCCTATAAAGAAGATGGAATCGAAGCTCATGGTTATCTTTTTGATGTGACCGATGAGGCTGCTGTGGACAAGAATATCTCTGAGATGGAAGCCAAGTTTGGTACCATTGATATTTTAGTCAACAACGCAGGGATGATCCAGAGAACGCCTGCTATGGAGATGGAGATTGCAGATTTTGCCAAAGTGGTGAACATGGACTTGGTTTCTCCTTTCCTGATGGCGAAGCGTGTTTCTAAGGGAATGAAAGAAAAAGGCGGAGGAAAGATTATCAACATCTGTTCTATGATGAGTGAGTTGGGTAGAAACACTGTTTCTGCTTACGCTGCCGCCAAAGGAGGTTTGAAGATGTTGACCAGAAATTTGGCTACAGAGTGGGCCAAGTACAATATTCAGGTGAACGGTATTGGCCCGGGATATTTTGCCACTGAGCAAACTGCTCCCATCCGTGTGGATGGCCATCCATTCAATGATTTTATCGTCAATAGAACACCTGCTGGACGTTGGGGAGATCCTGAGGACCTACAGGGAACAACAATCTTCTTGGCCAGTAAAGCCAGTGACTTCGTCAATGGACAGATTGTCTATGTGGATGGAGGAATCTTGGCTACCATCGGTAAACCTTATGGTGAAGAATAA
- the kduI gene encoding 5-dehydro-4-deoxy-D-glucuronate isomerase: protein MHTNIVTRHASHPDDVKGYDTQKLRDHFLLENIFQDDQITGVYTTFDRLIVGGIAPVNKALELETVDQLKAEYFLERRELGIINVGAPTLVTVDGTDHKLNTKEALYVGQGVKEVIFNPSAEGKALLYFNSAPAHKAYPTKKVGLEDAEKVELGSLENSNHRIINKLIVNSVVESCQLQMGMTELKPGSVWNTMPAHTHDRRMEAYFYFDLADDATVCHYMGQPQETRHIWMTNHQAVISPAWSIHAGSGTSNYTFIWGMAGENLDYGDMDKVAPVDMK, encoded by the coding sequence ATGCATACAAACATCGTAACGAGACATGCGTCGCATCCTGATGATGTAAAAGGGTATGATACCCAGAAGTTGAGAGACCATTTTCTATTGGAAAATATATTTCAGGATGATCAGATTACGGGTGTTTACACGACTTTTGACAGGCTTATTGTAGGTGGCATAGCACCGGTGAACAAAGCTTTGGAGTTGGAAACAGTTGACCAGTTAAAAGCGGAGTACTTTTTGGAGCGAAGAGAATTGGGAATTATCAATGTGGGTGCTCCTACTTTGGTGACTGTAGATGGCACTGACCACAAGCTCAATACCAAAGAAGCCCTTTATGTTGGCCAAGGAGTGAAAGAGGTGATCTTCAACCCATCTGCTGAAGGAAAAGCCCTGCTTTATTTCAATTCAGCTCCTGCACATAAAGCTTATCCAACCAAAAAAGTAGGATTGGAAGATGCCGAAAAGGTAGAGTTGGGATCATTGGAAAACTCTAATCACAGAATTATCAATAAGTTGATCGTCAACAGTGTGGTGGAATCATGCCAGCTTCAAATGGGGATGACAGAGTTGAAGCCAGGAAGTGTATGGAATACCATGCCAGCGCATACTCATGACAGAAGGATGGAAGCTTATTTTTACTTTGACTTAGCAGATGATGCTACTGTATGTCATTATATGGGCCAACCTCAGGAAACGCGTCATATTTGGATGACCAATCACCAAGCGGTGATTTCTCCAGCTTGGTCGATTCATGCCGGATCAGGTACTTCCAATTACACTTTCATATGGGGAATGGCTGGAGAAAACCTTGACTATGGTGATATGGACAAGGTGGCACCAGTAGATATGAAGTAA
- a CDS encoding Gfo/Idh/MocA family protein gives MPKNPINRRHFIKNSAATMALASLGPMNFSIGSTKKAYKVALIGTGWYGKSDLYRLLQIAPVEVVALCDVDRIRLSEAGKIISQKQVSGNVPKLYKDYRKLLEENELDIVMIGTPDHWHALQAIEAIKSGAHLYLQKPISVDVLEGEAILAVARKYNKVVQVGTQRKSTPHLIEAKKKIVDTGLLGKISHVEMCCYYHMRANGSPEVIPVPDYLDYEFWTGPAPLRPYDKLPHGSWWRTFMEYGNGIMGDMCVHMLDTVRWMLDLGWPTKISSTGGIYVQKEGKSNIADTQSAIFEYNDLNCIWQHRSWGNPADPAYPWAFKLYGEKGTLEASVMRYDFIPHGEGEKIHGDVVYEKEKYPEDVTEERIELHAAPATRNHLRDFLSAIENNEKPVADIEEGHISSASCILANMAMYLGRPLVYDPEQKIILDDPEATQLLQRPYQNGWKHPFDDLV, from the coding sequence ATGCCCAAAAACCCCATCAATCGTCGTCACTTTATCAAGAATTCTGCCGCCACCATGGCCTTGGCTTCATTAGGACCAATGAATTTCAGCATTGGTTCTACAAAAAAAGCCTATAAGGTTGCTTTGATAGGCACTGGTTGGTATGGAAAAAGTGACCTTTACCGACTCCTCCAAATAGCCCCTGTGGAAGTGGTGGCCCTATGTGACGTGGATCGAATCAGGCTTTCTGAAGCCGGTAAAATCATCAGTCAAAAACAGGTCTCCGGCAATGTCCCTAAACTTTATAAAGATTACAGAAAGTTACTCGAAGAAAATGAATTGGACATCGTCATGATCGGTACACCCGATCATTGGCATGCCCTTCAGGCCATTGAAGCCATAAAATCAGGAGCCCACCTCTATCTCCAAAAACCCATTAGTGTGGATGTACTGGAAGGTGAGGCGATATTGGCTGTCGCCCGAAAGTACAATAAGGTCGTACAAGTAGGCACCCAAAGGAAAAGCACTCCGCACTTGATCGAAGCCAAAAAGAAAATTGTAGACACAGGCCTCTTGGGCAAAATTTCCCATGTGGAAATGTGCTGCTATTACCATATGCGAGCCAATGGCAGCCCCGAAGTAATCCCTGTACCAGACTATTTGGATTACGAATTCTGGACAGGTCCAGCTCCCCTAAGGCCTTATGACAAACTTCCCCACGGAAGCTGGTGGAGAACTTTTATGGAGTATGGTAATGGAATTATGGGCGATATGTGCGTCCATATGCTGGATACCGTCAGGTGGATGCTTGATTTGGGCTGGCCCACTAAAATATCATCTACAGGTGGTATCTATGTGCAAAAAGAAGGCAAATCCAATATTGCAGACACCCAATCAGCTATTTTTGAATACAATGATTTGAACTGCATCTGGCAGCACCGCTCGTGGGGAAATCCTGCTGACCCAGCGTATCCATGGGCATTCAAGCTGTATGGAGAAAAAGGTACATTGGAGGCTTCAGTAATGCGCTATGACTTTATCCCTCATGGAGAGGGTGAGAAAATCCATGGCGATGTGGTTTATGAAAAGGAAAAATACCCAGAAGACGTCACGGAAGAAAGGATCGAGCTGCATGCTGCCCCGGCCACCAGAAACCACCTTAGAGACTTTCTTTCTGCCATCGAAAATAATGAAAAGCCAGTTGCTGACATTGAAGAAGGCCATATCAGTTCGGCCTCCTGTATCTTGGCCAATATGGCGATGTATCTGGGAAGACCATTGGTTTATGATCCCGAACAAAAAATCATCCTCGATGATCCTGAAGCCACCCAATTGCTCCAACGCCCCTACCAGAATGGCTGGAAGCATCCTTTTGATGACCTTGTATAA
- a CDS encoding sulfatase, which produces MRKVKCFLPFLVLLILLDLSVFAQTPSSQPNIIVIFADDLGYGDLGCFGHPTIQTPYLDQMAHEGIRFTQFYVGANVCTPSRAALMTGRLPVRFGMAGHNRGVLFPDSSNGLPHDELTMAEMLKDAGYQTGIIGKWHLGHLPEFMPNQQGFDFYFGIPYSNDMRPTTNNNRYPPLPLYRNEEVIESGIDQTTLTKRYTAEAIQFIEENKDKPFFLYYPNNFPHVPLYASNDFEGKSERGIYGDVVEELDWSVGQILSTLKQLGLDENTLVIFTSDNGPWLTQKAHGGSAGLLFEGKGSTYEGGMRVPAIGWWPGTIESGQVSTSLVTSMDLFPTFASLAGGKLPEGKVTDGYDLSPLFKGEVKEVREFVYYYFRDKLHAVRKGPWKAHFTTKPSYSSEPAQEHKVPLLYQIENDPSEKYNVNEAHPEIVAELTRAYEEHLKSFEPAPSIMEARIEE; this is translated from the coding sequence GTGAGAAAAGTAAAATGTTTTCTGCCCTTCCTTGTTTTACTGATATTGTTGGATTTATCAGTATTTGCTCAAACCCCTTCTTCACAACCCAATATCATTGTCATTTTTGCGGATGATTTGGGATATGGGGATTTAGGCTGCTTTGGTCATCCTACCATACAAACCCCTTATTTGGATCAAATGGCCCATGAGGGGATTCGCTTTACCCAGTTTTATGTGGGAGCAAATGTATGTACGCCGAGCCGCGCTGCTTTGATGACGGGAAGGCTACCTGTCCGCTTTGGGATGGCAGGACATAATCGGGGGGTGCTTTTTCCTGATTCGTCCAATGGGTTGCCACATGATGAATTGACCATGGCAGAAATGCTGAAGGATGCTGGCTATCAAACCGGGATAATCGGAAAGTGGCATTTGGGGCATTTACCGGAATTTATGCCCAATCAGCAAGGTTTTGATTTTTATTTTGGGATTCCCTATTCCAATGATATGCGTCCTACTACTAATAATAACCGATATCCTCCTTTGCCTCTTTACAGAAATGAGGAGGTGATCGAAAGTGGAATTGATCAGACCACCCTGACCAAAAGGTATACAGCTGAAGCCATCCAATTTATCGAGGAAAACAAGGATAAGCCTTTTTTCTTGTACTACCCCAATAATTTCCCGCATGTGCCCTTGTATGCCAGCAATGACTTTGAAGGTAAAAGCGAAAGGGGAATTTATGGAGATGTAGTGGAGGAGCTGGATTGGAGTGTTGGACAGATTTTAAGTACCCTGAAACAGTTGGGTTTGGATGAAAATACTTTAGTGATTTTCACAAGCGATAATGGTCCTTGGCTGACCCAAAAAGCTCATGGTGGATCAGCTGGTTTACTCTTTGAAGGAAAAGGGTCCACCTATGAGGGCGGAATGAGGGTGCCTGCCATTGGTTGGTGGCCAGGAACTATAGAGTCAGGGCAGGTGAGCACATCATTGGTGACCAGTATGGATTTATTTCCCACTTTTGCCTCCTTGGCTGGAGGAAAGCTACCTGAGGGAAAAGTTACAGATGGCTACGATCTGAGTCCTCTATTTAAGGGAGAAGTGAAAGAAGTGAGGGAATTTGTTTACTACTATTTCAGGGATAAATTGCATGCTGTAAGAAAAGGACCTTGGAAAGCACATTTTACCACTAAGCCATCCTATAGTTCAGAACCTGCCCAAGAACATAAGGTGCCGCTTTTGTACCAAATTGAAAATGATCCTTCAGAAAAGTATAATGTGAATGAGGCCCATCCGGAAATTGTGGCCGAACTGACCAGGGCTTATGAAGAACATTTAAAGAGCTTTGAGCCTGCACCTTCTATCATGGAAGCAAGAATAGAGGAATAA